The proteins below are encoded in one region of Helicoverpa zea isolate HzStark_Cry1AcR chromosome 21, ilHelZeax1.1, whole genome shotgun sequence:
- the LOC124640537 gene encoding uncharacterized protein LOC124640537, translated as MNVVLNIVTVIFLVFVWHSETTKIGQALQSLFRQRPYDDGHMKNVNNHWCTRAKICHKMVGHPVCGVDPKRRQKRMFRNACSLYKHNCGRMHDFQPRNWKECSSASINQKPNAKNKLK; from the exons ATGAACGTCGTATTGAATATTG TGACGGTCATATTTCTGGTCTTTGTTTGGCATTCTGAAACTACGAAA ATCGGGCAAGCTCTTCAATCGCTATTCAGACAGAGGCCCTACGACGATGGTCACATGAAGAACGTCAACAATCATTGGTGCACGCGAGCTAAGATCTGCCACAAAATGGTTGGCCATCCAGTTTGCGGAGTTGACCCGAAGCGAAGACAGAAGAGGATGTTCCGAAATGCTTGCAGCTTGTACAAACATAATTGTGGCCGTATGCATG ATTTCCAACCGCGCAATTGGAAGGAATGCAGTAGTGCATCGATTAATCAAAAACCTAATGCGAAGAATAAACTTAAATAA